Proteins encoded by one window of Sediminicoccus rosea:
- a CDS encoding N-acetylneuraminate synthase family protein, which yields MQIPTLIYEFANVHGGDVAAVRSLTEALGKVGYPRAGVKFHPISAETLALPDFSYYGIYQQVQIGHADWTALIAEAHEKVGSVWIECADLSAFQVLEANLPQIAGLKLQSSVLVNDEVLSALRSIDLREKTLILNVSGHDLGELQELVARFGGLGAGRLALQIGFQAYPTRVDDTSLDKLLVLRAAFPGVLLSMSDHMEGSDPFARRLPLLAAALGCEIIEKHVALDRTSAPYDGSAALEPTEIAEMARDLELTARAFSGRFVVPLEAAYLAKTKPRPIAREHLPAGSMVAPSTLIFRRTDKVGITVDEVEALQTSRHVLARDVPRNAPLVRDDFRKARIGAIVAGRMKSTRLRDKAILPVAGRSSIERCLENCLLMQDVDLTVLATSTHERDGVLASHTLDGKVGFWRGEEDDVIRRYLGAANKFGIDVIVRVTADCLTISPEVTSILLDAHFRNGADFTRARTEAPGSAPQIFNVEVLRRIDRLTGGAPFSEYMNQYVENNPELFRIQWVDLPPDLVRDYRLTLDYPEDLAMYEALYRELDAQGLSALLRNVFAVLDKRPDIAALNASRQMVYVANNVLVEQLKRDTRIVPAKA from the coding sequence ATGCAGATTCCTACGCTAATTTACGAATTCGCTAATGTGCATGGTGGCGACGTGGCCGCCGTCCGCAGCTTGACCGAGGCTCTAGGCAAGGTTGGCTACCCGCGGGCGGGGGTCAAGTTCCATCCCATCTCGGCCGAGACGCTAGCTCTCCCAGACTTTTCATACTACGGCATTTACCAGCAGGTCCAGATTGGCCACGCCGACTGGACCGCCCTGATAGCCGAGGCGCACGAGAAGGTCGGCAGCGTTTGGATTGAATGCGCTGACCTCAGCGCCTTTCAAGTACTTGAGGCAAACCTTCCGCAGATCGCCGGCCTCAAGCTGCAATCCTCGGTGCTGGTGAACGATGAGGTGCTATCCGCGCTGCGCAGCATCGATCTTCGCGAAAAGACGCTGATCCTCAATGTCTCAGGCCATGACCTGGGCGAGTTGCAAGAGCTAGTAGCGCGTTTCGGCGGCCTTGGCGCCGGCCGCCTCGCGTTACAGATTGGCTTCCAGGCCTACCCCACACGGGTGGACGATACCTCGCTCGACAAGCTGCTTGTTCTTCGTGCGGCCTTTCCTGGCGTCTTGCTCTCGATGTCCGACCATATGGAAGGCTCCGACCCCTTCGCACGGCGCTTGCCTTTGCTAGCGGCTGCGTTGGGCTGCGAGATTATTGAGAAGCATGTTGCGCTCGACCGGACAAGCGCCCCTTATGATGGCTCCGCAGCACTCGAACCGACTGAGATCGCGGAAATGGCGCGCGATCTAGAGCTGACAGCACGGGCCTTCTCCGGCCGGTTCGTGGTCCCGCTGGAGGCCGCCTACCTTGCAAAGACCAAGCCTCGGCCGATCGCCCGCGAGCACCTGCCTGCTGGCAGCATGGTGGCGCCGTCCACGCTCATATTCCGCCGTACCGACAAGGTGGGCATTACGGTGGACGAGGTCGAAGCGTTGCAGACCTCGCGCCACGTACTGGCCCGTGATGTGCCGCGCAACGCGCCGCTGGTGCGCGATGACTTCCGCAAGGCGCGGATCGGGGCGATCGTCGCCGGGCGGATGAAGTCCACACGCCTGCGCGACAAGGCGATCCTGCCCGTCGCCGGCCGGTCAAGCATAGAGCGCTGCCTAGAAAACTGCCTGCTCATGCAGGATGTGGATCTCACTGTGCTAGCAACCTCGACGCATGAGCGCGACGGCGTGCTCGCCAGCCACACGCTCGACGGCAAGGTTGGCTTCTGGCGAGGAGAGGAGGACGACGTCATTCGCCGGTACCTCGGCGCGGCCAACAAGTTCGGCATCGACGTGATCGTGCGCGTCACGGCCGACTGCCTGACTATATCGCCCGAGGTAACGAGCATCTTGCTTGATGCGCACTTCCGCAATGGTGCCGATTTTACACGGGCCCGCACTGAGGCGCCAGGCTCGGCACCGCAGATCTTCAACGTCGAGGTGCTGCGCCGCATCGATCGACTGACCGGCGGCGCGCCTTTCTCCGAGTACATGAACCAGTATGTCGAGAACAACCCGGAACTGTTCCGTATCCAGTGGGTCGACCTGCCGCCAGATCTGGTGCGCGACTACCGCCTGACACTGGACTACCCCGAGGATCTCGCGATGTACGAGGCACTTTACCGCGAACTCGACGCGCAGGGCCTGTCGGCGCTGCTGCGCAACGTCTTCGCCGTTCTGGACAAGCGGCCTGACATCGCGGCGCTCAATGCCAGCCGGCAAATGGTCTATGTCGCCAACAACGTCCTGGTCGAGCAGCTAAAGCGCGATACCCGGATCGTGCCGGCCAAGGCTTAG